In Fervidobacterium thailandense, the genomic window TACTTCAAGGTATCTGACTCCCGCTAAGAAGTGGGGTTCCCAGCGATCAGGCCCGTATTTGAGTGCCTCGGTCAGGTGATGGTCGACCTTTCCGATCAGAGTTATCGCGAGAAGATTATTTTTTTGGATGCGGTGCGAGAGTACTACGACCATGGCGTAGTGGAACTTCCAAAAATTTGGATAGGCTCTTATACTACTTTCGGCAAGCTCGTAAGCTTTTGCCGAGTATTCGAACCCTTTCCCACCCCAGCTGTAAAGCTCGGAGTAGGCAATTATGACATCGGCCCTCTCCTCAAGTGTTAATTTGTTCAAATCCAAGCTTCGTAAGAGTTGGTCAAGTTCCTCAGCTTTTCTGTTTCCAATCAGAAACGTTATTTTGTAAGAAAGCTCACTTACTTGGGTTTGTGCGAAAAATGGGCTTGAAAATGATAAAAACAATAGGAATGTCGCTACAAGACAATGTAAGGTGTTTTTAAACCTTAAACAACAATTCCCTGATTGCGTAAGCCACACCTGCCTCGTTGTTCGACCTTGTGATATACCGAGCGTAACGCTTCACCTCGTCGTGTGCATTTTCAACAACGACGGGAAAACCAACAAGTTTGAGCATTCCGATGTCGTTGAAACTATCTCCCAAATACATCGTTTCCTCTGGTCTCACACCGAAATAGTTCAGCAAGAACTTCAGTGCTTCCTCCTTTGAACAGTTCGGTCCGAAGATCTCGTAGAACGATTCGCCTCCCAAAACATTGTTCTTCACGACGCTAACTTCCGATTCGAAGCCGTCGATAGCGCCCTTTATGGCCCTCAGTATACGTTCTTCTTCACCTACGATGGCTATCTCGGCAATCTCTTCACTCGTTTTTAAGTATTCTACCACGTCCGTTACACGGTTCAACCTCCATGCGTTTTGTTCCAAGTACTTTTCGAACGCTCCGTGATAATCCATATCGATGTACATATCGTGCTCGTCAAGAAAGGAGGAGTACAGAATGTAAAACAATCCTTCTTTTCTTGCAGATTCTACGAATCTTTTCGCTATTTGGCTTTTGAGCGGAACTTGGTGGACAATCCTACGACGCAGGGGCTCGTAGATGAAAGCTCCGTTTTGAAATATTACCGGAACGTCGAGTCCAAGTTCTTCGATGTACGGTTTTGCCGAATGCAAGTTGCGTCCGGTGGCGACGCTTACGTGAACACCACGCTCCATCGCTTCCCGAAGGGCCTTTACGTTCTCCTCAGGAATATGCTTATCATCGTCAAGAAGTGTACCATCAAGGTCGGTAACTATCAACTTGATCTTCCAGGGTACCATTTCCACCACTCGCTCCGTTACTTTACTTTGCAACAATGACTTTACTCAGGTCACCGGCTATGATTTGCACACCTTTTGGTTTACCATCCATCTCCGTGATTTCAACTTTCTTTCCTATGAGCGATGAATCGATCCTGGCTGAGAAGTTCGAAATTCTGACCTCATCCATCACTATGGAGTTCTCGATTTCGCAGTTTTCGATCAAAACACCGTTACCTATCGACGTGTAGGGGCCTATGTAGGCGTTCGAGATCGTGCAGTTTTTACCGATGATGACCGGTCCCCTGATGACGCTGTTGACGACCTCGGTGCCTTCACCTATGCTCACTCTACCGT contains:
- a CDS encoding tetratricopeptide repeat protein — protein: MNKLTLEERADVIIAYSELYSWGGKGFEYSAKAYELAESSIRAYPNFWKFHYAMVVVLSHRIQKNNLLAITLIGKVDHHLTEALKYGPDRWEPHFLAGVRYLEVPLFPDLKKAETLLLRALELEPGHIFTYVVLGKLYEKKGDFCKALEIYNSALKLPIRPEWKIVDEDAKNEILKRIPEVSKRCTKR
- a CDS encoding Cof-type HAD-IIB family hydrolase, which codes for MVPWKIKLIVTDLDGTLLDDDKHIPEENVKALREAMERGVHVSVATGRNLHSAKPYIEELGLDVPVIFQNGAFIYEPLRRRIVHQVPLKSQIAKRFVESARKEGLFYILYSSFLDEHDMYIDMDYHGAFEKYLEQNAWRLNRVTDVVEYLKTSEEIAEIAIVGEEERILRAIKGAIDGFESEVSVVKNNVLGGESFYEIFGPNCSKEEALKFLLNYFGVRPEETMYLGDSFNDIGMLKLVGFPVVVENAHDEVKRYARYITRSNNEAGVAYAIRELLFKV